Genomic segment of Candidatus Protochlamydia amoebophila UWE25:
CTCGGAGCTTCCTTTGGTGGAGATTCTAGCGAATCTTTATTTGGAACGTCGACAGCGGATGTTTTGAAAAAGGTCACGGCATGGTTAGCTGTTATTTTTCTTACTGCTTGTATTCTTTTGTCTTTATGGACGACTGCTCTTGGCCGTTCACAAAATAATGCTCCTGCCTTTACAATGGAACGTATCGAATCTCAATAAATTGTCGACTCCAGACTTGCTTATCTATTGAGTGAGTCTGGGTTATAGTTATCGCTTATGATAAGTCGTTGAACTAATGTCCCTTTTAATTCTATTCCATTATTATTACTATGATTTTCTTAGTTATTAATTGGAACATGCTGAGAAGTAAAATTATTTCCAAAATAGCTATCGTTAATCTCATCAACAGCTATGTCCCAACCATCATTAAATAATGATATCGCCATCTCATTCAAATGCTAGGTTATATTGTAATCCGTATCTACCATTTCAGAAAAAAGCCTTGAGTCATCCATGTGATGAATCGCTTCTTGTTGTGCAGGAGAAAATTTTTACCTATATAGGTAATTTTACAAGGAATCTTTAACAGAGTTTTCAAGCAAAAATTTACATACTTGGAATCCCCCTGTTTTGAGCTAAGATATCATTCATTCACGGAATGTTCATTTAATGATTTAATGATAAATTTATTTTCGAATAAATTAAAACTTTTAGAAAGATTAAAAGTTTAATTTTTACTATATTTCTTTTTGATTTCTCTTAAGAATTTTTCAATGCCTTTTTTGCGTTTAGAGGGTAAACGATCTATGTATAAAACTCCATTGACATGATCATTTTCGTGCATAATCACATGGGCATCAAAACCTGCAAATTCTTCTGTAAAAGTATGTCCATTTAAATCTGTGGCTTGAATTGTCACTTTTAAAGGGCGGGAAACAGTTTCCCTCATACCTGGAATGGAAAGACAAGCTTCTTGACATGCCCAAACTTCTTGGCTGTAAGAAAGGATTTTGGGATTAATAAACACTCTTACTTGACCGGGAATAACTTGGTCGTTTTCAAGGTATTGAGGAATACAAGTGATAAATAATGAGAGAGATTGATGGACTTGAGGAGCAGCTAAACCACACCCGTCATTTGCTTCCATTGTTTCTATCATGTCTTGAACAAGCTGTTTAATTGTGTCATTAATTTCTGCAATTTGTGACCCTTTTTTACGCAAAACTGAATCACCATAATAAGCTAAAGGAAGCTTCATAATTTATTTCTCTCGTTTAATATTAGTTTCATCGTAACATAAAATTCGAATTTATAGTATTTTAAACTGAAATTTACATGCTATTTTTTGTAAACTATTTTCATAGCTTACTTAACTGACTTAAGAGAATATGTTGTGCGCTATATAAAGGCGGGGAGCAAAAGTGACAGCTGCAACAATTTTCGGTTTAAGTCTTAAAACAATTTGGAAGTGGGCCTAAAAGAAAAAAGTAGGAAGTCTGACGCCGAAAATAAGGCAGCTTATTCTAGTAAAAATAAAGGATAAAATTTTTATTAAAATTTATCAAGTCTTACTCAGATGTTTATAAAAGAAATTGTCGCTCATTTCGGCGTCACTGTACAAGCCATTTTTTATGCTTGTAAACGACAAAAATCATTTTTAAAAAAAATTGTATTTCATCCATCTCAAAAACAAAAGGTTTAGTTTAATTCGCTGGGTGTCAAATGCCTTTTTTTGCCTCTCTATTCACCAGATTTGAATCCAATAAAATTATTCTGGGATAATTTAAAGAGAATTCTTAGAGAAAATCTAAAAAATTTACTTCGTTATTTGAAGCAATCAATTGATTATTTATTCTTAGCATGTGTGCAACAAAGTCTGTAATTTTTATTTATTCCACTATACTAAGGCCAATATCCAATTTGCTGTTTCGTATAAAGTCTTTACGCACTTACCTGATAATTGCCTAATCATACTTTTTAGGTTATTCATTTTACCACGATAATGTTTCAATTGTTACATTTAGTAAGTCTTTTTAACATATCCTAAGTAGTACATTAACAATATGAAACAAACTATATATTCAGTTATAAACTTTTTTTGGTAGGCTTAAACAGCTGATGATAAAAAAGGCAATAAAGTAAAAAAATTCTTTTTTTTAGGATGATGATCTATGAAGTGTCCCGATTGTGGTTGTCAAGTGATTGTTAAAAATGGACGGAGAAAAAATGACAAGCAAAATCGCAAATGTTTAAGCCGCAATAGGCAATTTGTTGAAGCGTCGAAAAAAAGAAGATTTCTGAAAAAGACAGAGAAAGAATTTATAAAGCCTTGCTGAAAAAACTTTCTCTTGAAGGAATTTGCCGCATATTTAAAGTTAGTATGCTTTGGATTTTAGACTTTATAAAGCAAGTATTTGAAAATCTGCTTGATCATTTAAATGCTGTCATATTAGAGGAAATTGAAGAATTAGAGATTGGGGCATTAGAGCTAGATGAACTTCACAGCTTTGTTGGTTGAAAAGCAAACGAACAATGGCTTTGGCTGATAAAGCATAGAAAAACAAGATTTTGGCTTTTCATGTAGGAAAACAGGATAAGAAATCGACCATGGCTCTTCTTGCAAAACTACCAGAAGATTTAAAAAAAAAGCTGAATTTTACACAGATAAATTCAATGTTTACTTCGAAGTCTTATCCTTTTTAGCCAGCATAAGCCATGTAGCAAACAAGTCAGAGAAGACAAATGACATTGAAAGATTTAATTAGGCTTTAAGGCTTGTTAGAAAAACACTACTATTTTCTAAAAAACTTACAAATCATATTGAAATCATTAAGCATTTTATCTTTGATTATAATAATTGCTTACTTTCATCTCCTGTTTAAGGTTTCTTTCATTTCTATATGAATAAATTTCTAAATTTTTTTATCAATAAATATTGAGATAAATTTAAAATTAAATTTTATTAGATCAATTTTTTAATAAAATGAAAATAACTATTTAAATTAATTTAGTTATTTGTTAATATTTTTGTAAATTGCTTTTGCAAAAAATTAATTTAATAATTCAAGTTTTAGGTTTTTTATGAATGATCCCAATCCATTTCCTAAACCTATTAGTTCTTCTCAAAGTTTTGTTTCTGAAAATAATTTTGAGTCAAAAGAATCAAACAAAGAACATCCAGTTGGAGGGCGGTCATACCAGACATTAACACCCCCCAATTCTAATGAAAATAATCCCGTTGAGTTAACGGCTACTAAAACAATCAATGTAGTTGAAGGTTCAAGTAAAATATCTTTTCGTTCGCAAACGACTTCAAGCATTCGTATTGGAAGTCCAGATACTCGTTCACCTATTGAAAGCTTAGATAGACGGATTGAACAAATAGAAATAAATACTTTTGGCATTCAGGAATCTCAATCTAATCAATTTTCACATTTTATCGATCTACCGCTAGCAAATAAACGAACAAGAAAATCAAATGAAGGTAAGTCTGAATTTGAACAACAAAAAAAATCAGTAAAAACGAGTTCAGATGCGGAAGAGGATCAGCAAGTTAAACTATCGTTAAAACAAACCGTTTCAAATTCAACAGCTTTAGAAAGGCTCGAAAATTTGTGTGTACGGGTTGCTCAAAATCTTAAAATCTCAAATGAAGATTTACAAAGGCTTATCTCAGCAAAAGGAAATTTAAACACTGCCAATTTACTTGCTGTTTACAACGAGCGTTTAAGCGCACGTTTTAGAGAAGAAGCTCCAATTACAGAGCAAGAAATTAGAGATATGCACTCAATATTATTTTCTCCTTTGCTTGCTGATTTAAGTGAACAAGAAGCAACCCTGCCTATAAATGTTATTAATCCAGCTCCTGCTTTTGTATGTAAAAGTTTATTGAATTGTTTGGAATCTATTGAAAATAGAGGGGGGTATACCTCCTCGATAGAGGAAGTAAAAGAGTTTAGTTTGAGTGAACCAAAACCTGAAGGAGGTGTAAAAGCCATTATAAATAATAACACAGAAGAAGGAATACCAGCTTTTTTAGAAATACTAAGGGGTATGGGAGAAAAAGGGGGTATTGTTGCCGATGCTTATGAAAAATATGTAGATGATAAGGTTCAGTATCGAACGCAGCTCCAAAAATTTCCTATCATTGAATCATCTCAGCTTTTTGGAGGTGGCAATGTAAATGAAGTTTATACTTTAACGGACGAAGGAAAACCTCAATGGATATTTAAACCAGCAAATAATTTTAAGAATAATCCTACAATATGCAAGAATGAACAAATGGCATCATGCATAAATTATCACAACCAATTTCGAGTCCCCTTGACAGTATTAATCGATCTGGGAGAAGGAGCTGTAGGATCAGCACAATTGTTTGTCCCTGATTGTGTAAAATATGGAAATGTACAAGAAAACGAAAATTTTGGGTTAGATCGTATTCATTTACTAGATTTACAAAAAATGGTTATTTTAGACCTTTTAATTGGAAATACAGATCGCAACGAGGGTAATTTGCTTTTCCAGCGGAAAGGCGATTTTTACCGTCTTTTTGCAATTGACCATGATCAATGCTTTGCATCCTCACTTAGTCGACCTTTATTACTTTGTTATGACAATCTACCCCAATTAAAAAGCAGTTTTTTACCTGGAATAGCAGATTTAATATCTTCAGAAGCAGAAAAAATATATGAGCAGAAAATGAAATCTTTAAATGCATATGAAGGGGACCCATACTTTGAAGAGCAAGAGGAAATAGAAGTTGAAAACGAGCAGGAAATAGAAGATGAAAACGAGCAGG
This window contains:
- the secG gene encoding preprotein translocase subunit SecG, with the protein product MTFLYFFTITLFLIICALLCAVILMQESKSSGLGASFGGDSSESLFGTSTADVLKKVTAWLAVIFLTACILLSLWTTALGRSQNNAPAFTMERIESQ
- the def gene encoding peptide deformylase, which translates into the protein MKLPLAYYGDSVLRKKGSQIAEINDTIKQLVQDMIETMEANDGCGLAAPQVHQSLSLFITCIPQYLENDQVIPGQVRVFINPKILSYSQEVWACQEACLSIPGMRETVSRPLKVTIQATDLNGHTFTEEFAGFDAHVIMHENDHVNGVLYIDRLPSKRKKGIEKFLREIKKKYSKN
- a CDS encoding IS630 transposase-related protein, coding for MFIKEIVAHFGVTVQAIFYACKRQKSFLKKIVFHPSQKQKV
- a CDS encoding transposase codes for the protein MGVKCLFLPLYSPDLNPIKLFWDNLKRILRENLKNLLRYLKQSIDYLFLACVQQSL